In Crinalium epipsammum PCC 9333, the genomic window CGGTTTTCTAACTAATTATAATGATCCTACACAAATATCATCACGCCTATCATTAGCGGATTCTTTTGAGGATTTCCTAGCTTCGGAAGATGAAAAAGCTCTATTCACACCATCAAACAACTTTTTTCATTCTCATTTCTTAGATACTGACGATGATTTAATGTCATCTTTAGATGAATTAAGTGCCGATTATGAAGATGATTCAATCCCCGATATGTTTGAGGATATGGATAGTGGCAATTCAGATTATGAAGAAGATTTAGCTTTAGTTTCTGATTTATTTCAACAGTTATGCCAAGCGAATCCTACAACTGATGAACCAGTTGTAACTGTTTCTGATTCCGAGAATTTGTTACCCCAAGGTTCAGGTGTTCCACCTATATCAACAGTTTACCAAGGGTTGCCAGAAAATCCCCAATACCGTCGTTCTGCGCCAGCAGAGCAAAATCAGGGTAAAGTATTAACCCAACAGGAAACAGCAAATCAACCGTTAAATCATCCATCTTTAGAAAAACCGCTAGAAAATGTCAATTCTAATTCACTGAATTCTAAGTTGAATTCTTGGCGAAAGGGAAAGCGTTTTCCTGTATTACTACCAGTATTAACTGCGGCGGGTATTTGTGCGATCGCTATATCAGGTTTTTTGTTTTTACAAAATCGTCCGCCAAAACCTGGGGATTTGTTACCTGAGCAACTAGCTTTAATACCATCTCAGCAAAATAACACAAATATTAAACAGATTGATTTTCAAAAAACAAATACGCCTAATCTCGCCACACTCGCCATCGAAAAGTTCAGCCAGGGTGACTTGGTAATCGCTCAACAAGCAGTAACAGAATTACTAAATCGTAATGCTTTACCGCAAGCATCCGCCGCTTTGTCTCAAGTTCCTAAACAGCAACTAAATAACCCTGAAATTAGCTTTTTACGTGGAAGATTAGCTTGGCAATCAGCCGAAAAAGGTAGCAAAGATTTTAGTTTTGATGATGCACGTCGTTACTGGGAAATAGCCAAGAGAAACAAACCTAAATCTCCTCAATATTTAAATGCTTTAGGGTTTGCCTACTATAATGAAGGCAAATATGATTTGGCAAGTAAAGTGTGGTTTGATGCTCTCTACCTGAGTAAACCACAGCCAGCAACAGCAACTAACTCAAAAATTGAGAAAAATAACCATGAGGTCTTAAATACTTATGCAGGATTAGCATTAGTTTTAAGAAAATTGGCTTCATCGCAACCAGCAGAGAAACGTCAAAACTTTTTAAGCGAATCAATGAAACTACGCCAGCAGGTAATGAATACTGATCCAGTTCATTATCAACCAGAAGCTTTAAGTAAAGATTGGATCTGGTCTAAAAAAGCAATTCAAGACTGGAAATCACTATTAAAAATTAAATCGTAATGGCATTTTTGATAGAAAAAAATTACCTAAATACATTTTTTGACCTTCCTTTCAGGAAGAGTTAATTTATTGACATTTTCTCAGCATGAGATTATTCTATAATTAGATTTTTTATTAGGGTAATCAATCATGGATGTTTTAAAAATAGGCTCACAAGGGGAAAATGTTAAAAAACTACAAGAACAATTAGCAAAATTTAATTATTATACTGGGGTAGTTGATGGTGATTTTGGTGAAGCAACTAAACAAGCTGTAATCAAACTTCAGCAAGATTACAAACTTGAAGTAAACGGACTTTGTGATTTAGAAACTATGAAAAAAATAGATTTTATAAAAAGTTTGCAGAATTAGTTATTGAAGTTTTGGTTGATTGGCAATTCATTTAATTGGATAAATTTATGACCTACAACCTCGGTCTAGTTTTTATTTCAAGAACAATTGGTCAATTTTTTTCTTAATCACGAATCCAGTCAAAAAATAAATTTATCTAGCTGATTTTCTTCTCACCTAGTAGCTCGGCTAGAGATTGATGTTTACGCATATCCATTATATCTGCCAAGCTTTCTTCACCTGAATCTACAACAAAATTAGGTTCTGGCGGCATGACTGTTACTAATGGTTGTAACCCATGAGGCGATTTTGCTCTTATAGGTTTTCGCAATTGTTGAGATGGCTGCTTACGTTGCTGTTTGGGTAGTTGTTCCTTTGACTTACGCTTTGTTTGATTCTGGTTGCTTTTGAGCTTTTTACTTCCACTTTTAATTTTCTGAGAACGCTGTGGTTTATAACGAAAACTAATACAGATGAAGAGAAAACCTAAAATAAAAGTTACAAATATTCCGCCATATAACCACAGTAGCGTGTGATTTTGCTGCGATTTCGCAATTGTAACTGGTGAAAAGTTCTGAACCTCAACATTTGTTGACGATGGCGTATTTTGAAGGTTTTCTTCCTGTATAGCAGCAGGAATTTTGCTGGACTGCTTTTGTTCCACAGCACTGTTATGAATTGACTTTGATGCTCCCTGCTCCACATTATCAGCAGTTATGCTCTTTAGGTGTTGCTGTTTAACAAAACTAGGGCTAAGTAATCCTTGCGCTGCTACAGTACTAACTAATACCAGAAAAATCCAGATACCACCGCAAAAAGCAACTGGATGCTTTGCCATCAATAGCTTTAAGGAAGCTAGTGTAAACCTCTGATGCCGACCTGGGCTAAAAGTTTTTACCATCAAAACCTCAAATAAAATATAAATAATTGGCGATATTTTTACCTCACGAGCAACCAAGTTAGGTTGGCGATCGCACTGCTTTTATAGCAAAATATCAAAGTGCTATATACCTTCTTTAAGTGGCTAAAGACAGATAAATATTAAATTTTTTCTGGGAGCGTCTCTCTTAAGAGATAAGCATATATTAACACTCCCTTGGCTAAAGCCGAAGGGATTCTACATTCGCCGTCAGAACTTGCTCAACCAGGGTTTCCCCAAGCAGAGTAGTGGCTCCAACTCCTGTAGCGTTGATTCGGGATTGCCCATCCCTATTTTTACCTAAATTCAGGATATTTATTGCTGCATTTGTATCTCTTTGTAACTCGCATCCACAACTACATTTATGAGTGCGGGTTGATAGAGATTTTTTAACTATTACCCCACAATCACTACATTTCTGTGATGTGTAATGGGGTGGAACCGCAACAGCTTTTGTGTCGAATTTAGCAGCAAAATACTCAAGCCATTGAGTTTAATTCTTCTACAAACTTAAACTCTTTACGCAGTGCTGTTGAGTAATTATTTAAAGCTATTTTGTTAACTCTTGATTCTTTGGGCGCATCCATCCAATAACGGATAGTTTTATTCCTAACGAACTGTGTAGTCCTAATAGCCTCATTAATAGCTGATTGTTGCTTTTTGTTAACTACTGCTTTGTACTCCAAGATCAACACTGCGTTATCACCTCCTTGTCTTGTTGTAATGTGTTGATTATGTTAACACTAAGCCTACAGACAACCCATCTCAGATTATGAATAGAATCAAAGGTAGAGCATCACATCATTTAAGCTCATAGTTTCCTGAATTGCTCAAGCTACCTACGCTGTGGACTCCAAGCTATTTTGTATCTACTGCGGGAAACGTTTGTACTGAAACCGTGAAACGATATATTGCACAACAAAGACAATAAGGAGGCGTAAACGCGCGACTCTGGTTTTCATCCCTTGCCGTCCATGCTAAGGGTTTTCAAACTTTTTTCTTATAACCACTTAACAATAAGCAATGAGCAATGAGCCAAGCCTATTTGTATCAACTTAAAAGT contains:
- a CDS encoding peptidoglycan-binding domain-containing protein yields the protein MDVLKIGSQGENVKKLQEQLAKFNYYTGVVDGDFGEATKQAVIKLQQDYKLEVNGLCDLETMKKIDFIKSLQN
- a CDS encoding CHAT domain-containing protein, whose translation is MTQEFYISVTPLETQDQYLVRIERVASGVPLAEVEVNWAVEEWLTNARKLMNDPLFGLLESKDTRETQSSLNLVALGQELYNALFKGSLRESWLIAQAIAENQHSVLRLHLGLKGSRLSRLPWEVLHAGDRPLATRADVAFSRYQLSTSLKRNPQSAAYEENQPIKILMVIAAPTDKETLKLKQEANHLQAELRDSSPQDSPIIQLTILEQPGREQLSIALEQGRYQIFHYAGHSNLGVAGGDLYLVSAKSGLSEVLNGDDLAGLLVNNGVQLAVFNSCRSADTATSDPADNGTEQNLVQALIKRGIPSVLAMAERIPDEVALTLTRLFYRNLKQGYPIDLSLSRARQGLISAYGSNQLYWALPVLYLHRDFNGFLTNYNDPTQISSRLSLADSFEDFLASEDEKALFTPSNNFFHSHFLDTDDDLMSSLDELSADYEDDSIPDMFEDMDSGNSDYEEDLALVSDLFQQLCQANPTTDEPVVTVSDSENLLPQGSGVPPISTVYQGLPENPQYRRSAPAEQNQGKVLTQQETANQPLNHPSLEKPLENVNSNSLNSKLNSWRKGKRFPVLLPVLTAAGICAIAISGFLFLQNRPPKPGDLLPEQLALIPSQQNNTNIKQIDFQKTNTPNLATLAIEKFSQGDLVIAQQAVTELLNRNALPQASAALSQVPKQQLNNPEISFLRGRLAWQSAEKGSKDFSFDDARRYWEIAKRNKPKSPQYLNALGFAYYNEGKYDLASKVWFDALYLSKPQPATATNSKIEKNNHEVLNTYAGLALVLRKLASSQPAEKRQNFLSESMKLRQQVMNTDPVHYQPEALSKDWIWSKKAIQDWKSLLKIKS